The Fibrobacter succinogenes genome has a segment encoding these proteins:
- a CDS encoding DUF4954 family protein, which produces MATSVENFKVIKSATGKYRPMTAFEIQILEKNGNSCDDWTKVLVEPDFDPNRIFRSSFMGDVRLPKFFGTLLLPGDVSVATGIYDCMVHNCIIENALIYKVSMLSNVLVRGSAVVHNVGTLVSSGKINYMVGSTINVGNEMGGREVLVFPELTMDLVDLQLFHKAEASVQNSFVEMLSAYRSELALPFGIVGKGAIVSNTNIIRNSWIGPHARIEGAAKIRNSIIMSSLEESSHVYDSVILENTDMQMGVTVHSGAEVQGSVLMSRCKVGSKAIVKSSIIAPCCHIEEGEVNSSYMGPMTQMHHHSLLIAALWPEGCGNLGYGANVGSNHTGRMPDQEVMPGQGMFFGLGVNIKFPSNFRESPFTLIASGLTTLPQRLKFPFSLIHAGDPQLVGVAPRLNEIVPGWNYSKNAYALDRNAYKYAIRGKGLVPSTFYSIYNPETARLVFDAYNRLQVDKIKDVYTKSDIDGLGENFMRERVRQSAIKTYSEYLERYVLDLMLSLVESDESLSKQSVRELRKLLGESNKEIARVVSLPETMDELVKRYKQLEKEWFDNVNHGLDRDNERGRKIFDDYDSAHPVDKGFMEWEKIRLEESAKRLNAIVKNLA; this is translated from the coding sequence TTGGCTACTTCGGTCGAAAATTTTAAAGTTATCAAGTCAGCGACTGGCAAGTACCGTCCGATGACGGCTTTCGAAATCCAGATTTTGGAGAAAAACGGTAACAGTTGCGATGACTGGACAAAGGTGCTGGTTGAGCCGGATTTTGATCCGAATAGAATTTTCCGTTCCAGTTTTATGGGCGATGTGAGGCTGCCGAAGTTTTTCGGTACGCTCCTCTTGCCGGGCGATGTTTCGGTCGCGACTGGTATTTATGATTGCATGGTCCACAACTGCATTATCGAGAACGCCCTGATTTACAAGGTCTCGATGCTTAGCAACGTGCTTGTGCGTGGTAGCGCTGTTGTGCATAATGTGGGTACTCTTGTCAGCAGTGGAAAGATTAACTACATGGTGGGTTCCACTATCAATGTGGGTAACGAGATGGGCGGTCGCGAAGTGCTGGTGTTCCCGGAACTCACAATGGATCTTGTCGATTTGCAGTTGTTCCACAAGGCGGAAGCGAGTGTCCAGAATTCTTTCGTGGAAATGCTTAGCGCTTACCGCTCTGAACTGGCGCTCCCCTTCGGGATTGTGGGGAAGGGCGCGATTGTTTCGAATACGAACATTATCCGTAATAGCTGGATCGGACCGCATGCTCGTATCGAAGGTGCTGCAAAGATTCGCAATTCGATTATTATGAGTTCGCTCGAAGAATCGAGCCATGTCTATGATTCCGTGATTCTCGAAAATACGGATATGCAGATGGGCGTGACGGTACATTCCGGCGCCGAAGTCCAAGGCTCCGTGCTGATGAGTCGCTGCAAGGTGGGGAGCAAGGCTATCGTAAAGTCTTCGATTATTGCGCCGTGCTGCCATATCGAAGAAGGCGAAGTCAACAGTTCGTACATGGGACCGATGACGCAGATGCATCACCACTCGCTTTTGATTGCAGCACTTTGGCCGGAAGGCTGTGGCAACCTGGGCTATGGCGCGAATGTCGGTAGCAATCACACGGGTCGCATGCCGGACCAAGAAGTGATGCCTGGCCAGGGAATGTTCTTTGGGCTTGGCGTGAACATCAAGTTCCCGTCGAATTTCCGCGAGTCGCCGTTTACTTTGATTGCAAGCGGGCTTACGACACTTCCGCAACGGCTCAAGTTCCCGTTCTCGTTGATCCATGCCGGGGACCCGCAGTTGGTGGGCGTAGCGCCGCGCTTGAACGAAATTGTACCGGGCTGGAACTATTCCAAGAATGCGTATGCGCTGGACCGCAATGCGTACAAGTATGCCATTCGCGGGAAAGGCCTTGTTCCGTCTACGTTCTACTCGATTTACAATCCTGAAACGGCGCGCCTTGTGTTTGATGCGTACAATCGTTTGCAGGTGGACAAGATTAAGGACGTTTATACGAAATCCGATATCGATGGCCTTGGTGAAAACTTCATGCGCGAGCGTGTGCGCCAGAGTGCTATCAAGACGTATAGCGAATACTTGGAACGCTATGTGCTTGACTTGATGCTTTCGCTTGTAGAAAGCGATGAGTCACTTTCGAAACAGTCTGTGCGGGAGTTGCGTAAACTCCTTGGCGAGTCGAACAAGGAAATTGCACGCGTTGTATCTTTGCCCGAGACGATGGATGAATTGGTCAAGCGTTACAAGCAGCTCGAAAAGGAATGGTTCGATAACGTAAACCATGGCTTGGATCGCGATAACGAACGCGGCCGCAAGATTTTCGATGACTACGACAGCGCTCATCCGGTAGACAAAGGCTTTATGGAATGGGAAAAAATACGCCTTGAAGAATCGGCAAAGCGCCTGAATGCGATTGTGAAAAATCTCGCTTAG
- a CDS encoding M48 family metalloprotease translates to MRTFLEIRERRLTQLRGGVFAVLRAIPLVNDIVPLPENRNEVPESKFVKLHEEGHKVLHHAMLRNLMKIAFWMVAVWFMAAMMVRWNASFIEAVLWLHLAAIPFRMLFHFYCWSQEYECDRYALEKTDKKVAKAALRELAACEIPYTALFALVYREHPTAVLRSQRLLRKVVK, encoded by the coding sequence TTGCGGACGTTTCTTGAAATTCGCGAACGTAGGCTTACGCAATTGCGTGGTGGCGTGTTTGCGGTTTTGCGTGCGATTCCGCTTGTAAACGATATTGTGCCGCTTCCAGAAAATCGTAACGAAGTGCCCGAGTCGAAATTTGTGAAGCTGCACGAAGAAGGGCATAAAGTGCTGCATCATGCGATGTTGCGCAACTTGATGAAGATTGCCTTTTGGATGGTGGCGGTGTGGTTCATGGCAGCAATGATGGTGCGCTGGAACGCAAGTTTTATCGAAGCTGTGCTGTGGCTCCATTTGGCGGCAATTCCGTTCCGCATGCTGTTTCATTTTTACTGCTGGAGCCAGGAATACGAATGCGACAGGTATGCGCTAGAAAAGACGGACAAGAAAGTGGCAAAGGCCGCATTGCGCGAACTTGCTGCATGCGAAATTCCGTACACCGCCTTGTTTGCGCTCGTGTATCGTGAACACCCGACTGCTGTGTTGCGCAGCCAAAGACTGCTTCGAAAAGTGGTGAAGTAG